The DNA window TTGCTGCCTTGATGATTTGACTAACTTGCGCCATATCAGCACGACCTTGCATCTGGGGCTTAAGTAACGCCATTACTTTACCCATATCCTGCATCGTTTTGGCTTCAACCTGAGCAACAGCATCTGCGACCATTTGGGCGATTTCTGTTTCGGTCAAAGGCTGGGGCATAAAATCTTGAATAATCGCCATCTCAGCCATTTCATTGTCAGCAAGATCTTGGCGTCCTGCTTCATTGAACTGATTAATTGAATCCCTGCGCTGTTTGACTGCTTTATCAAGCACTGCAAGAATTTGAGCATCATCCAAGGTTATTTGCTGATCAATCTCTTGTTGCTTAATGGCTGCAAGAAGCGTACGCACTACTAGCAAGCGAGATTTTTCACCCGCTTTCATGCAGCGTTTCATTTCTTCAGTCAGTTTTGACTTATATTCACTCATCCATTTATTCCAAATGAATTAACGAGAAGTTAAACGACGACGCTCACGCGACAAACGCTTTGCTAAACGCTTAACCGCAGCAGCTTTCATGCGTTTTTTAGCCCAGGTTGGCTTCTCATAGTACTCACGCTTACGTGACTCAGTTAATACACCTGCTTTTTCACAAGCACGTTTGAAACGACGTAGGGCTACATCAAATGGTTCGGTATCTCTTACTTTTACAATTGGCATAAAGCTCTTCTTCTTTGATTTAATTGAAAATTCTGTCTAAACTGACACTGAAAATTTTTCAGCAACAGCAATAAAGAGCAAGATTATAATTTTGCTTGGCCGCTTTTGCAAATAAATTTAAGAATTTTTGTTAAAATCTTCTCTTATTTTTAAAGCTCGGACAGATCACCATGAAAAACATTCCCCACGCCTTTTGTGTACTCGCGATTGAAAGCTCTTGTGATGAGAGTGCGGTGGCTGTCTATAACAGTCAAAAAGGCTTGTTGGCACACAACCTATTTAGCCAGGTTGAACTTCATGCAGAATATGGCGGTGTTGTTCCTGAGTTAGCTTCGCGCGACCATATACGTAAAATCACACCACTCATTACACAAACGCTTGATCAAGCCGGTCGCCCTCAGATCAATGGGATTGCCTACACCGCAGGCCCAGGATTAATTGGCGCACTCTTGTCAGGCGGCGCGATTGCTAGAAGTTTAGCCTTTGCTTGGCAAGTTCCCGCGATTGGTGTACACCACATGGAAGGCCATCTGCTGGCACCGATGCTTGAAGAAAATCCGCCCAAGTTTCCGTTTATCGCACTTTTGGTATCAGGCGGTCACAGCATGATTATTCGTGTTGATGGCATAGGGCGCTACAAACTGCTGGGCGACACACTTGATGATGCTGCGGGTGAGGCATTTGATAAAACAGCCAAGATGATGGGGCTAGGTTATCCAGGCGGCCCTAGGGTTTCTAAATTAGCTCTCCAAGGTGATGAAAACCGCTACCGTTTTCCTCGTCCTATGATTGACCGCCCCGGATTAGACATGAGCTTTAGCGGCTTGAAAACCTTTAGCCTGAATACTTGGCAAAAGGCGCAAGCCGAAGGCGATGACAATGACCAAACTCGTGCTGATATTTGTCGTGCATTTGAATTAGCCGTGGCTGACACACTGATGATCAAATGTAAACGTGCACTCGACCAAGAAGGCCTTAATCGGATTGTTGTATCAGGCGGGGTCAGCGCTAACCGTGAAATTCGTGCCAAGCTGGATCAACTAATGGCTAAACGCAAAGGCGAGGCGTTTTACCCAAGACTGGATTTCTGCACCGACAACGCCGCGATGATTGCCTACGCCGGTGCGCAGCGTTTAATGGCTGGAGAATCTAATGACCTCAACTTTGCCGCCAAAGCGCGCTGGTCTTTGGAAGACCTCAGCCCAATCTGACCAGCAGGCCTGGTTATTCAGGCTTTTTCGCTTTAATAAGGCTCTCTTCACCACGCAGGAGTCGACCAATATTGCTTCGATGACGCCAAAAAAGCACTGTCGTCATTAAAGCGGTCACCAATACCCAGCTCAACTCACCGACAATAAAATATAAATAAATCGGAGCCAGCAGCGTTGCGATCAAGGCAGATAAGGAAGATATTTTTAACACCTTAGCGACAAACAACCAAGTCGCTACAGTTGCTAGACCTGCCCAAAAGTTTAATGCAAGCAAGATCCCCAGCATCGTCGCCACCCCTTTACCGCCTTTAAACTGAAAAAACAGCGGATAAAGATGACCTAAAAACGCCGCCAAACCAACCAACACAATCCACAAGGGGTCAAAGCCTAAAGCATGTGCCAACAATACCGGCACCAGGCCTTTTAACATATCACCCGCTAGGGTAATACCCGCCGCCAGCTTACCTCTTTCACCGCCGATACGCAGAACATTCGTCGCACCCGGGTTGCCAGACCCCGCCTCGCGCGGATCACCCAACCCCATCAATTTGCAAACAATAATCGCTGACGACACTGAACCTAAAAGATAGGCGGCCACAACCAGGCCTGGTTGTAATAATAATTCGCTCATTCGGTTACTTTCCTCTAAAATGTTGCAAGATTTTAGCATTGAAACCTGACTGGGAGCCCAATATTTTATGTCACAGGATTGTATTTACATTGAAGGACTCAGGATTGATTGTAAAATCGGCGTCCATACTTGGGAAAAGATTCAAAATCAACCCATTCTGCTTGATCTCGAGCTCTACCAATCGATACAAGCAGCGGCAGTTTCCGATGACTTGAAAGATACGCTCGATTATTTCAGCCTGAGCCAACAACTGGATACCCTCTGCCAACAGAACACTTATAATCTGATTGAAACCCTTGCTGAACAAATATGCAGCCATATTTTTGCTCACTACCCCAGCGTAGAAACCGTTAAACTTAAACTCAATAAACCTCAGGCCCTACCCAAAGCCCAAGCAACGGGTATCAAAATCAGAAGACAACGAACCGGATAGCCTTTTTCTAACAACCAATCTGCTCAATTCGGTTACAATAGCGGCGTTTTTAATACAAAGTACGCATCCTTCATGAAACCGAATAAAGCCCTACCCGTCCCGCCGAATGACGCTCAAGCACTAAGCCAACAACTCACTGATAAAATTAAACGCCATCTTAGCCGCCATGCTCAGCTGAGTTTTGCCGATTATATGCGTTTTGCACTTTACACACCGAACCTAGGTTACTACACCAATGGTTTAGCAAAAATTGGCGCTCAGGGTGACTTTATTACCGCACCGGAAATTTCACCGATCTTTTCACGCTGTTTGGCTCGCCAAGCGCAACAGGTGTTAAGCCAACTGAGTTCACCTAGTATTGTTGAATTTGGTGCCGGACGAGGCGTAATGGCGCGAGATATACTGCTAGAACTGGACGCCATTGACCAAGAGATTCAACACTATTATATTATTGAATTGAGTGCCGATTTAAAACAGATTCAGCAACAAACCCTATCAACCTTGCCTGAAACACTGCGCAACAAAGTCATTTGGTTAGAACA is part of the Thiomicrospira microaerophila genome and encodes:
- a CDS encoding GatB/YqeY domain-containing protein, producing the protein MSEYKSKLTEEMKRCMKAGEKSRLLVVRTLLAAIKQQEIDQQITLDDAQILAVLDKAVKQRRDSINQFNEAGRQDLADNEMAEMAIIQDFMPQPLTETEIAQMVADAVAQVEAKTMQDMGKVMALLKPQMQGRADMAQVSQIIKAAIG
- the rpsU gene encoding 30S ribosomal protein S21, with the protein product MPIVKVRDTEPFDVALRRFKRACEKAGVLTESRKREYYEKPTWAKKRMKAAAVKRLAKRLSRERRRLTSR
- the tsaD gene encoding tRNA (adenosine(37)-N6)-threonylcarbamoyltransferase complex transferase subunit TsaD; protein product: MKNIPHAFCVLAIESSCDESAVAVYNSQKGLLAHNLFSQVELHAEYGGVVPELASRDHIRKITPLITQTLDQAGRPQINGIAYTAGPGLIGALLSGGAIARSLAFAWQVPAIGVHHMEGHLLAPMLEENPPKFPFIALLVSGGHSMIIRVDGIGRYKLLGDTLDDAAGEAFDKTAKMMGLGYPGGPRVSKLALQGDENRYRFPRPMIDRPGLDMSFSGLKTFSLNTWQKAQAEGDDNDQTRADICRAFELAVADTLMIKCKRALDQEGLNRIVVSGGVSANREIRAKLDQLMAKRKGEAFYPRLDFCTDNAAMIAYAGAQRLMAGESNDLNFAAKARWSLEDLSPI
- the plsY gene encoding glycerol-3-phosphate 1-O-acyltransferase PlsY encodes the protein MSELLLQPGLVVAAYLLGSVSSAIIVCKLMGLGDPREAGSGNPGATNVLRIGGERGKLAAGITLAGDMLKGLVPVLLAHALGFDPLWIVLVGLAAFLGHLYPLFFQFKGGKGVATMLGILLALNFWAGLATVATWLFVAKVLKISSLSALIATLLAPIYLYFIVGELSWVLVTALMTTVLFWRHRSNIGRLLRGEESLIKAKKPE
- the folB gene encoding dihydroneopterin aldolase, with amino-acid sequence MSQDCIYIEGLRIDCKIGVHTWEKIQNQPILLDLELYQSIQAAAVSDDLKDTLDYFSLSQQLDTLCQQNTYNLIETLAEQICSHIFAHYPSVETVKLKLNKPQALPKAQATGIKIRRQRTG